Proteins from a single region of Candidatus Neomarinimicrobiota bacterium:
- a CDS encoding RNA methyltransferase, translated as MQQKKYRAIHGAYLLEGVLLLEEALKMKAPVQEILYQSFLTSKPGFQTLLETARNRNIPLYNVSPGVIKSLSTEVSPQGVIAVIAMPSPPVEMPEGSLLVCDEIQDPGNLGTLIRIAHWFGLAGVITTPGTVEAVNPKVIRSAMGSHFHLPVFDMETGEILKKTANSHRIFLSVVRGGTPLPALKKPDKPFLLVIGNEARGVSPQWAGDNVLPITLPPFSDCESLNAAMAAAAVLSLLKYQ; from the coding sequence TTGCAGCAGAAAAAGTATCGGGCTATCCATGGAGCTTATCTGCTGGAAGGTGTCCTGCTGCTGGAGGAAGCCCTGAAAATGAAAGCACCCGTGCAGGAAATCCTCTATCAGTCCTTTCTGACGAGTAAACCGGGATTTCAGACGCTTCTGGAAACAGCCCGTAATCGAAATATCCCCCTGTACAATGTTTCTCCCGGCGTCATCAAAAGCCTCAGTACCGAAGTGAGTCCGCAAGGTGTGATTGCAGTTATTGCCATGCCGTCTCCTCCTGTAGAAATGCCTGAAGGATCTCTCCTCGTCTGTGATGAAATCCAGGATCCGGGAAACCTGGGGACTCTCATTCGCATTGCCCACTGGTTTGGACTGGCCGGGGTGATTACGACGCCCGGGACAGTGGAGGCCGTGAATCCTAAAGTGATTCGTTCCGCCATGGGCTCACATTTTCATCTGCCGGTTTTTGATATGGAGACAGGTGAAATTCTAAAAAAAACCGCAAATTCCCACCGGATTTTTCTCAGTGTTGTTCGGGGAGGAACGCCATTGCCGGCTTTAAAAAAACCGGATAAACCTTTCCTGCTTGTTATTGGAAATGAAGCACGGGGGGTGAGCCCCCAATGGGCTGGTGACAATGTTTTACCTATCACCCTGCCGCCTTTCAGCGACTGCGAATCCCTGAATGCAGCCATGGCAGCAGCGGCCGTTCTTAGTTTACTTAAATATCAATAA
- a CDS encoding site-2 protease family protein, giving the protein MAIPILIALTIHEVSHGFVAWKLGDPTAKMMGRLTLNPLAHLDPIGTLMLFLVRFGWAKPVPVDPRYFKNPKQDMLWVALAGPASNMVLAFLFGMLIRIVGLQPSGSFTGDFLKMVLLYGLYINLALAIFNLLPIPPLDGGRILRGLLPWRYEHIVDRLEQYGPFFLMGLIFLGMLSGFSIFGIIITPFVRFFGGLFAGINL; this is encoded by the coding sequence CTGGCCATTCCCATTCTAATCGCCCTTACCATTCATGAGGTATCCCATGGCTTTGTGGCCTGGAAACTGGGAGATCCCACGGCGAAAATGATGGGACGCCTGACTCTGAATCCCCTCGCCCACCTGGATCCCATCGGGACCCTCATGCTTTTTCTGGTACGCTTCGGCTGGGCAAAACCTGTCCCGGTGGACCCCCGCTACTTTAAAAATCCAAAACAGGACATGTTGTGGGTCGCACTGGCCGGCCCGGCATCAAATATGGTGCTGGCTTTCCTTTTCGGGATGCTGATCCGGATAGTGGGACTCCAGCCATCCGGCAGTTTTACCGGGGATTTCCTGAAAATGGTCCTCCTTTACGGACTCTATATCAACCTGGCACTGGCGATTTTTAATCTGCTTCCCATCCCGCCCCTGGACGGGGGACGCATCCTGCGGGGACTCCTTCCCTGGCGTTATGAACACATTGTGGATCGCCTGGAACAATACGGTCCCTTCTTTTTGATGGGACTCATTTTCCTGGGAATGCTTTCCGGTTTCAGTATTTTCGGGATTATTATTACACCTTTTGTGCGATTTTTCGGCGGATTATTTGCGGGAATTAATCTTTAA